From a single Pseudomonas triticicola genomic region:
- a CDS encoding PA1414 family protein, with translation MKEKIQNWLHDLGVALGLIEPPLQPVPIRTDDEQRRRQPRRR, from the coding sequence ATGAAAGAGAAAATCCAGAACTGGCTGCACGATTTGGGAGTTGCCCTCGGTTTGATCGAACCGCCTCTGCAACCGGTACCGATTCGCACGGACGACGAACAGCGCCGACGCCAGCCACGTCGCCGTTAA
- the ptrR gene encoding putrescine utilization regulator PtrR: protein MEFSQLRIFQAVAEEGSITRAAERLHRVPSNLSTRLKQLEEQLGVELFVRERQRLQLSPAGKVLLDYTGKLFALRDQASAAVMGGQPAGDFVLGTMYSTAAIHLPALLARYHKQYPLVNLQVQSAPTGELLEGLLTGRLDAALVDGPLELAGLDGVPLCEERLVLITEIDHPPVHSARDVEGRSVFTFRQGCSYRMRLEAWFSHYHAAMGRPMEIESYQGMLACVIAGSGVALMAESMLASLPGRESVAVHPLAEPFAGATTWLMWRKGMAGANLNAWIDVQQAVYPVALHEVRETA from the coding sequence GTGGAGTTCAGCCAACTGCGGATATTTCAGGCGGTCGCCGAGGAAGGCTCGATCACCCGCGCCGCCGAGCGCCTGCATCGCGTGCCATCAAATCTGTCGACGCGCCTGAAACAGCTCGAAGAGCAGTTGGGTGTCGAACTGTTCGTCCGCGAACGGCAGCGCTTGCAGCTGTCGCCGGCGGGCAAGGTCCTGCTCGACTACACCGGCAAACTCTTCGCTCTGCGCGACCAAGCCAGTGCGGCGGTGATGGGCGGGCAACCGGCCGGCGACTTCGTGCTGGGCACCATGTACAGCACGGCGGCGATCCATCTGCCGGCGCTGCTGGCGCGTTACCACAAGCAATACCCGCTGGTGAATTTGCAGGTGCAATCGGCGCCGACCGGCGAACTGCTCGAAGGGTTGCTCACCGGCCGCCTCGACGCGGCATTGGTCGACGGACCGCTGGAACTGGCCGGGCTCGATGGCGTGCCGCTGTGCGAAGAACGGCTGGTGCTGATAACCGAAATCGACCATCCACCGGTGCACAGCGCGCGGGATGTCGAGGGACGCTCGGTATTCACCTTCCGTCAGGGCTGTTCATATCGCATGCGTCTGGAAGCGTGGTTCTCTCATTACCACGCGGCGATGGGCCGGCCGATGGAGATCGAGTCGTATCAGGGCATGCTCGCCTGTGTGATTGCCGGCAGTGGTGTGGCGTTGATGGCCGAGTCGATGCTCGCCAGCCTGCCGGGTCGCGAAAGCGTCGCCGTGCATCCGTTGGCCGAGCCGTTCGCGGGTGCGACAACATGGCTGATGTGGCGCAAGGGTATGGCCGGGGCCAACCTGAATGCCTGGATCGACGTGCAGCAAGCGGTCTATCCCGTGGCTTTGCATGAAGTGCGCGAAACAGCGTGA
- a CDS encoding MFS transporter, with the protein MSPLIRLSACFVALMMAMGIGRFALTPQMPHLLSEGQIDLTAAGLIAAANYFGYLLGAVDAMFAQRPQQVQRRLHGGLWLCVLLTLASFWANGFWSHLLLRFGTGVASAWVLVMITSLSQPLAAAAGRPRWGALIFAGPGLGIFLTGLLALVSHRLQQTSATLWLIYAAAALLMMLGVWRLLPQPTVVARPATTHVNPANRGIARLALVYALYGIGYIIPATFLSQMANAQFHGQWQADLFWPCFGLGAAIGVWLVSLRRHDPETTRHWLMATLWLQAAGVFACLLGSGVGLALGVILCGTPFLACMQLVMQRSRELAPHDTQRNAGMLTACFAVGQLSGPLLAALSSHFSGGLQPALLIAGAGLLLAGALAMQARATGPAPCANADAATVRR; encoded by the coding sequence ATGTCGCCGCTGATACGTTTATCCGCCTGTTTCGTTGCCCTGATGATGGCCATGGGCATTGGCCGTTTCGCCCTGACACCTCAGATGCCGCACCTGCTCAGCGAAGGGCAGATCGACCTCACCGCCGCCGGGCTGATCGCGGCGGCCAACTACTTTGGCTATCTGCTTGGTGCTGTGGATGCGATGTTCGCCCAGCGGCCACAGCAGGTGCAGCGAAGATTGCATGGCGGATTGTGGCTGTGCGTGCTGCTGACCCTGGCGTCGTTCTGGGCCAACGGTTTCTGGTCGCACTTGCTGTTGCGCTTTGGTACCGGGGTGGCGAGTGCCTGGGTGCTGGTGATGATTACTTCACTCAGTCAGCCGCTGGCGGCGGCAGCGGGTCGCCCGCGCTGGGGTGCTCTGATTTTTGCCGGGCCGGGTCTGGGGATTTTTCTCACAGGCTTGCTGGCGCTGGTCTCACACCGCTTGCAGCAGACATCGGCAACCCTGTGGCTGATTTACGCGGCCGCCGCGTTGCTGATGATGCTCGGCGTCTGGCGGTTGTTACCGCAGCCCACGGTGGTAGCGAGGCCAGCAACAACCCATGTGAACCCAGCGAATCGCGGCATTGCCCGGCTGGCGCTGGTATATGCGCTGTACGGCATCGGCTACATCATTCCGGCAACGTTCCTGTCGCAGATGGCCAACGCGCAGTTTCACGGCCAGTGGCAGGCGGATCTGTTCTGGCCGTGCTTTGGCCTCGGCGCGGCAATCGGTGTGTGGTTGGTGAGTCTGCGCCGACATGATCCCGAGACCACGCGGCACTGGCTGATGGCGACGTTGTGGCTGCAAGCGGCCGGAGTGTTCGCCTGTCTGCTGGGCAGCGGCGTCGGCCTGGCGTTGGGGGTGATCCTCTGCGGCACGCCGTTTCTGGCCTGCATGCAACTGGTCATGCAGCGTTCGCGAGAGCTGGCGCCCCACGACACTCAGCGCAACGCCGGGATGCTCACGGCGTGCTTCGCTGTCGGCCAGCTGAGCGGCCCGCTGCTGGCGGCGCTGAGCAGCCATTTCAGCGGCGGCTTGCAGCCGGCGCTGCTGATCGCCGGTGCCGGCCTGTTGCTGGCCGGCGCGCTGGCGATGCAGGCCAGGGCTACTGGCCCAGCGCCTTGCGCAAACGCCGACGCAGCCACTGTTCGGCGCTGA
- a CDS encoding DMT family transporter, with amino-acid sequence MSAERRNADGFALQVMIGLCLIWGVQQVLIKWAATDIAPVMQAAGRSGISALLVGLLICWKGGWDQVGSTWRGGLLAGALFGLEFLFIAEGLQLTTAAHMSVFLYTAPIFTALGVHFLLASERLRPLQWLGILLAFIGIAIAFAGGVSWDNLDRRMLLGDAFGVLAGACWGATTVVVRASRLSEAPVTLTLFYQLLVGFIGLLLIALFSGQITHVSLTTVAVASVLFQGLVVSFFSYLVWFWLLRRYLAANLAVFSFMTPLFGVTFGVLLLGEQLSLNFVIGAVLVLLGITFVSAEQWLRRRLRKALGQ; translated from the coding sequence GTGAGTGCCGAGCGGCGCAATGCCGACGGTTTTGCCCTGCAAGTGATGATCGGCCTGTGCCTGATCTGGGGTGTGCAGCAAGTCCTGATCAAGTGGGCGGCAACGGACATCGCGCCGGTGATGCAAGCGGCGGGGCGCTCGGGGATTTCTGCGTTGCTGGTCGGTTTGCTGATCTGCTGGAAGGGCGGTTGGGATCAGGTCGGCAGCACCTGGCGCGGCGGCTTGCTGGCCGGTGCGCTGTTTGGTCTGGAGTTCCTGTTCATCGCCGAAGGCCTGCAACTGACCACCGCCGCGCATATGTCGGTGTTCCTCTATACCGCACCGATCTTCACTGCACTCGGCGTGCATTTCCTGCTGGCCAGCGAGCGTTTGCGCCCGTTGCAATGGCTGGGGATTCTGCTGGCGTTCATCGGCATCGCGATTGCCTTCGCCGGCGGTGTGTCGTGGGACAACCTTGATCGGCGCATGCTGCTGGGCGATGCCTTCGGCGTATTGGCCGGCGCCTGTTGGGGCGCGACCACCGTGGTGGTGCGCGCCTCGCGACTGTCGGAAGCGCCGGTGACATTGACTCTGTTCTATCAGTTGCTGGTCGGTTTCATCGGTCTGCTGTTGATCGCGTTGTTCAGCGGCCAAATCACCCACGTCAGCCTGACTACCGTGGCGGTAGCCAGTGTGCTGTTCCAAGGCCTGGTGGTCTCGTTCTTCAGTTACTTGGTGTGGTTCTGGCTGTTGCGCCGTTATCTGGCGGCCAACCTTGCGGTGTTCTCGTTCATGACGCCGTTGTTCGGCGTGACCTTCGGCGTGCTGCTGCTCGGCGAACAGTTGAGCCTGAACTTCGTCATCGGCGCCGTGCTGGTGCTGCTCGGCATCACTTTCGTCAGCGCCGAACAGTGGCTGCGTCGGCGTTTGCGCAAGGCGCTGGGCCAGTAG